GTCGAACGGCTGCTTGTGCGCAACACCGATGTTTTTCTGTTCGAAAGCGCTTTCATCCGCCAGCTCTTTCACGAAAGAGTGGGCCCGACGAGAAAGCTCGTTCGGACGGTATTGAATGGCTTGAGCCCATCTGAATTCGTTCCCGTCATACCTGATCTCGACGCCGCGGAGTTTCTCTATGTCGGCGAACTTCGCGCCGTCAAAGGCATCGACACCTTGATCGATGCCATCGCCTTGCTGAGGTCGCGCGACCAATCCCCTCACGCGAGTCCGCCTCGGCTCGTTCTTGTCGGTACCGGACCGGAAAAGCAAAAGCTCGCGGCCTATGCGGAAAGCTGCAACGTTCAGGATCTCGTGACCTTTGCCGGTGCATTGCCGGCGCGCGAGGCATTCAGGCTCGGCCGCGTGTTGGTCGTGCCGAGCCGGGCCGAATCGCTGCCCTATATTGTTCTCGAAGCCGCCGCCGCGCAGGTTCCCATGATCGCCACGGATGTCGGCGGGATCGGCGAGATTTTCGGTCCTTATCGCGACCGTCTCATCCCTTGCGGCGATCCAGAGATCCTCGCCGCGAGGCTCGCACAGACGCTGGCGCAGACGGCAGCCCAACTTCAAAATGATGCCGCCAAACTTGCCAGCTTCGTCGCCATAAGATTTACGATCGCAGCCATGGCCGACGCGGTGCTCGCCGGCTACACCGAGGCGCTCCGCCGCAAACCCAGCGACCGCGGCGTCCCAACACATTCCTTTGCCCTTCCTTCTCGATGATCAAAACGACAATGGTCAGATTTTCCGCAAGTGATCTTTCCAAGCTCGTCCGCGCCGAAACGGTCGACAGCCGCCCGAAGACAGAGGATTCTGCCAAGCAGGGCAGCGGCGCCGCGCCCGACCAAGCCATGTCCTACCCGCCGACAGCGGAGGCGTTTTCGCGCGTGGTTCTGGAAGGCCTCATGCGCGCCGCAGAATTCGGTATCGTCGCGATCACCGGTTTCGCTGTCTATGTCGCTCTCGTCGTGCGGCTGCGAGGGTTCGAATGGCCACCGCTGATTCTGATTCCATTGATGGCCGCGGGCATCGTCCTCATCCTACAAGCGCTCGGTCTCTATCGACTCGCCGCGTTTCGCAAATTCCCGATGGGCAGTTTGCGTTTGATCGCCGGTTTTGCCGCCGCATATTTGATCGCGCTCGGCGCGAGCTTCATATTGAAGCTCGATCAAAATGTCATGCAGCTCTTTCTCCTTGCCTGGTTTGCCGTCGGGCTGACCGTAATGCTCGGGGCGCGCATTTTGTTCGCCGTCGTCGTCGATCGCTTGGTCCGCGCCGGTCGATTGACGCGTCGCACCGTACTCGTCGGGGGCGGCCCTTCGGCGAATGAATTGCTGCAGCAATTCGCCGATCTGCCGCAATCGGATCTGCAGATCCTCGGAATATTCGACGACCGAGCCGACGAGCGTTCTCCGGCTGTCGTCGGCGGATTCCGCAAGCTCGGCACGGTCGATGATCTCATCGAATTCTCACGCCGCACGCGTGTCGATCTCGTCATCTTCGCCTTGCCGATCACAGCCGAGCAGCGCATCTTGCAAATGCTGCGCAAGCTCTGGGTCTTGCCGATCGACATTCGGCTTGCGGCGCATATGAGCAAACTGCATTTTCATCCGCGGTCCTATTCCTATATCGGCACGGTGCCGCTCATCGACATCGTCGAGCGACCGCTCGCCGATTGGGATCATGTTCTCAAGCTCTGTGTCGACAAGATCATCGGCAGTCTCTGCCTGCTTTTTCTGTCGCCGGTGATGCTCGCCGTCGCAATCGCGGTCAAGCTTGGATCGAAAGGGCCGATTTTGTTCAAACAGAAGCGCTATGGCTTCAATAATGAACTGATCGAAATCTATAAGTTCCGGTCCATGTATGCCGACAAGCCGGATTACGCGGCGGCCAAGCTCGTGACGCGCGGCGATCCCCGCGTAACGCCCGTCGGACGGTTCATCCGCAAGGCCTCGCTCGACG
The window above is part of the Methylovirgula sp. HY1 genome. Proteins encoded here:
- a CDS encoding glycosyltransferase family 4 protein; this encodes MTAMPPLEAASERKLRILHVLRAPLGGLFRHVIDLTYEQIARGHSVGLVVDSTTGGMRAAEILSRIEPLLALGVLRLPIRRQPRFDDISNAVRIALHSRRLGADIVHGHGSKGGAYARFGAFLPGFGQAVRAYTPHGGSFNYRSHPVIDAGLMAVERLLVRNTDVFLFESAFIRQLFHERVGPTRKLVRTVLNGLSPSEFVPVIPDLDAAEFLYVGELRAVKGIDTLIDAIALLRSRDQSPHASPPRLVLVGTGPEKQKLAAYAESCNVQDLVTFAGALPAREAFRLGRVLVVPSRAESLPYIVLEAAAAQVPMIATDVGGIGEIFGPYRDRLIPCGDPEILAARLAQTLAQTAAQLQNDAAKLASFVAIRFTIAAMADAVLAGYTEALRRKPSDRGVPTHSFALPSR
- a CDS encoding undecaprenyl-phosphate glucose phosphotransferase yields the protein MVRFSASDLSKLVRAETVDSRPKTEDSAKQGSGAAPDQAMSYPPTAEAFSRVVLEGLMRAAEFGIVAITGFAVYVALVVRLRGFEWPPLILIPLMAAGIVLILQALGLYRLAAFRKFPMGSLRLIAGFAAAYLIALGASFILKLDQNVMQLFLLAWFAVGLTVMLGARILFAVVVDRLVRAGRLTRRTVLVGGGPSANELLQQFADLPQSDLQILGIFDDRADERSPAVVGGFRKLGTVDDLIEFSRRTRVDLVIFALPITAEQRILQMLRKLWVLPIDIRLAAHMSKLHFHPRSYSYIGTVPLIDIVERPLADWDHVLKLCVDKIIGSLCLLFLSPVMLAVAIAVKLGSKGPILFKQKRYGFNNELIEIYKFRSMYADKPDYAAAKLVTRGDPRVTPVGRFIRKASLDELPQLFNVVFKGNLSLVGPRPHAVQAKAAERLYDEVVDGYFARHRVRPGLTGWAQIHGWRGETDTPEKIQHRVEHDLHYIENWSLSLDLYILAATPFALLKTTNAY